From a single Arachis hypogaea cultivar Tifrunner chromosome 3, arahy.Tifrunner.gnm2.J5K5, whole genome shotgun sequence genomic region:
- the LOC112777283 gene encoding protein FAR1-RELATED SEQUENCE 5-like, translating into MADRKREHKVVTRCGCLAEMRIKRKDGSGKWYVSRFLDNHNHELVAGKYVDYLRSHRGLSDVEIAHLTSLREVGISIPKIYQSFAAQVGGFNLVRFTKQDMYTEVRKQRSLQNGDVNAAVRYLEGVARVDNRMYWRYKLGKDNNMCDLFWSDGRSQVDYGIFGDVLAFDAIYGRNKYNLPVVVFSGVNHHNQTCVFGAAMVSCETQESYIWVLEKFLECMEGKPPNAVITNRDPAMHIAIHEVFPKAHHRLCAWHLLRNATSNIYDPRFTHLFRQCMLANLEVDEFEAHWDAMLDECGVREVEWVQDLYRRKHAWATTYIRGRFFAGICTTSRCESLHAKLGRFVESRYGILEFVTNFQKCVHFLRDNEDELDFRSSYGTPVLQTEFVELEKSGWTKYTREMFFRYRETLRRCVRVKIFHCGMLVTAGKSILVRMDITSLPDMLVLRRWSKTAKLHYGIVGTLADPKNHTSTYRTRLGAFAQLCTRLGRVACLSDDDFNDYSNKILNDALRLEMKHGLRTAEETVVSVSDVGMKDPIRVRTKGTGRLSQPSTTMEKKRHKCSRAEPSRWRRCHPPNSVLMESLEFILF; encoded by the exons ATGGCTGATCGAAAGAGGGAGCACAAGGTAGTGACTCGTTGTGGCTGCTTAGCTGAGATGAGAATTAAGCGAAAAGATGGCAGTGGCAAGTGGTACGTGTCTCGGTTTTTGGACAACCATAACCATGAGCTCGTAGCTGGGAAGTATGTCGACTATTTGAGGTCGCATAGGGGGCTATCTGATGTTGAAATTGCTCATCTGACTAGCTTGAGGGAGGTTGGTATAAGCATACCAAAAATATATCAGTCATTTGCTGCACAGGTTGGCGGTTTTAACCTCGTCAGGTTCACTAAGCAAGACATGTATACCGAGGTTAGAAAGCAAAGAAGCTTGCAGAATGGGGATGTTAATGCAGCAGTTCGCTATTTGGAAGGTGTAGCTCGTGTGGATAACAGGATGTACTGGAGGTATAAGCTAGGGAAGGACAACAATATGTGCGACCTGTTCTGGAGCGATGGCCGTAGTCAAGTGGATTATGGAATTTTCGGCGATGTCCTTGCATTTGATGCCATATATGGTCGAAACAAGTACAATCTCCCTGTGGTTGTGTTTTCAGGAGTGAACCACCACAATCAAACCTGTGTTTTTGGGGCGGCAATGGTATCGTGCGAAACACAAGAGTCCTACATTTGGGTATTAGAAAAGTTTCTAGAATGCATGGAAGGAAAACCCCCAAATGCGGTCATCACAAATAGAGATCCAGCGATGCACATAGCTATTCACGAGGTCTTTCCCAAGGCCCACCACAGGTTATGTGCATGGCATCTTCTGCGGAACGCCACGTCAAACATATATGACCCACGCTTCACCCATCTTTTTAGGCAATGCATGCTTGCTAACTTGGAGGTTGATGAGTTTGAGGCACATTGGGATGCTATGTTGGACGAATGTGGGGTAAGGGAAGTCGAATGGGTTCAGGACCTGTACCGGCGAAAGCATGCTTGGGCTACTACGTACATCAGAGGCCGCTTTTTTGCTGGTATATGCACAACGTCTCGCTGTGAGTCACTTCACGCGAAGCTTGGTAGGTTTGTGGAGAGTAGGTATGGCATACTTGAATTTGTGACAAACTTCCAAAAGTGTGTCCATTTTTTGCGTGATAATGAGGATGAGCTTGATTTTCGTTCCTCGTATGGGACTCCAGTGTTACAAACTGAATTTGTCGAGCTTGAGAAGTCGGGTTGGACAAAGTACACCCGTGAAATGTTCTTCAGATATCGGGAAACTCTTAGGAGATGTGTTCGAGTTAAGATTTTCCACTGCGGGATGTTAGTGACAGCGGGGAAGT CTATTTTGGTTCGGATGGACATCACATCCCTTCCCGACATGCTGGTTCTCCGTAGATGGTCGAAGACGGCAAAGTTGCATTATGGAATTGTGGGAACTCTGGCTGACCCGAAGAACCACACATCTACATACAGAACACGATTAGGCGCATTTGCTCAGTTATGCACAAGACTTGGTCGAGTTGCATGTCTCAGCGATGACGACTTCAATGATTACTCGAACAAGATACTCAATGATGCCCTCCGACTGGAGATGAAGCACGGGCTAAGGACAGCGGAGGAAACTGTTGTTTCCGTCTCCGATGTTGGCATGAAGGACCCCATTCGTGTGAGAACTAAGGGCACCGGTCGTTTAAGCCAGCCGTCGACAACGATGGAAAAGAAACGGCATAAATGCA GTCGAGCAGAGCCATCCAGATGGCGAAGATGCCACCCGCCTAACTCAGTTTTGATGGAATCG CTAGAGTTTATATTATTCTAA
- the LOC112790559 gene encoding 3-oxoacyl-[acyl-carrier-protein] synthase II, chloroplastic, protein MAFSSAFAVSSPLCTWLVAACMSLTSHSDHSPSLTCSRRRTHVTRSSFTPRSTSAFNRTRTRTNRMPLSRKIMAIALQPAQEATTVSKKPPTKERRVVVTGMGVVTSLGHDADVFYKNLLDGVSGISEINAFDCAEFPTRIAGEIKSVSADGWVAPKLSKRLDKFMLYMLIAGKKALVDGGITEDIMNELNKQKCGVLIGSAMGGMKVFSDAIEALRISYKKMNPFCVPFATTNMGSAILAMDLGWMGPNYSISTACATSNFCILNAANHITRGEADMMLCGGSDSAIIPIGLGGFVACRALSQRNSDPTKASRPWDSNRDGFVMGEGAGVLLLEELEHAKQRGAEIYAEFRGGSFTCDAYHMTEPHPDGAGVILCIEKALTHSGLSKEDVNYINAHATSTPAGDLKEYQALMHCFGRNPELKVNSTKSMIGHLLGAAGGVEAVATVQAIRTGWIHPNINLESPDKGVDANVLVGPKKERLEVKAALSNSFGFGGHNSSIIFSPFK, encoded by the exons ATGGCTTTCTCTTCTGCCTTTGCTGTCTCCTCTCCACTATGCACGTGGCTCGTCGCCGCCTGCATGTCCCTCACGTCCCACTCCGACCACTCCCCCTCCCTCACGTGCTCCCGCCGCCGCACCCACGTGACCCGCTCCTCCTTTACTCCTCGATCCACCTCTGCCTTCAATCGCACTCGCACTCGCACTAATCGAATGCCTCTTTCTC GTAAAATAATGGCCATAGCTTTGCAACCTGCTCAAGAAGCTACTACAGTTTCGAAAAAACCTCCTACGAAGGAAAGGCGAGTAGTTGTGACAGGCATGGGTGTGGTAACGTCACTTGGTCATGATGCAGATGTCTTCTACAAAAATTTACTTGATGGTGTTAGTGGCATAAGCGAGATTAATGCTTTTGATTGTGCAGAATTTCCAACG AGGATTGCTGGCGAGATCAAGTCTGTCTCAGCTGACGGTTGGGTAGCGCCAAAGCTCTCAAAGAGATTGGATAAATTTATGTTGTATATGTTAATAGCTGGGAAAAAAGCGTTGGTTGATGGTGGAATCACTGAAGACATAATGAATgagttaaataaacaaaaatgtggGGTTTTGATTGGCTCAGCAATGGGTGGGATGAAG GTTTTCAGTGATGCTATTGAAGCTTTACGAATATCATATAAGAAGATGAATCCATTTTGTGTACCATTTGCAACGACAAATATGGGTTCTGCCATTCTTGCTATGGATTTG GGTTGGATGGGCCCTAATTATTCAATCTCCACAGCTTGTGCTACAAGCAATTTCTGTATACTTAATGCAGCAAACCATATAACTAGAGGTGAAGCT GACATGATGCTTTGTGGTGGTTCAGATTCTGCTATTATACCAATTG GCTTGGGAGGCTTTGTGGCATGCAGGGCACTCTCTCAGAGAAATAGCGATCCTACTAAAGCTTCACGCCCTTGGGATAGT AACCGCGATGGATTTGTTATGGGTGAAGGGGCTGGAGTTTTGCTTTTAGAAGAGTTAGAGCATGCTAAG CAAAGAGGAGCAGAAATATATGCAGAGTTCCGTGGTGGAAGCTTCACTTGTGATGCTTATCATATGACGGAGCCTCACCCTGATG GGGCTGGTGTGATTCTTTGCATTGAAAAGGCACTAACTCACTCGGGACTATCAAAAGAGGATGTGAACTACATAAATGCACATGCCACGTCTACGCCGGCTGGAGATCTCAAGGAGTACCAGGCTCTGATGCATTGCTTCGGTCGCAATCCTGAG CTTAAAGTGAATTCCACTAAATCTATGATTGGCCATCTTCTAGGGGCAGCTGGTGGAGTCGAAGCTGTTGCAACAGTGCAG gcaataAGGACAGGGTGGATTCATCCCAATATCAATCTGGAAAGCCCAGACAAAGGAGTG GATGCTAATGTGCTTGTGGGCCCAAAGAAGGAGAGACTGGAAGTCAAGGCAGCACTGTCTAATTCATTCGGTTTTGGTGGCCACAATTCCTCCATCATATTCTCCCCTTTCAAATAA